The Deltaproteobacteria bacterium genome window below encodes:
- a CDS encoding glycosyltransferase family 2 protein has translation MRNLPSWVLVTPVHDEGELLEELASTIRAQELRPRRWVIVDDDSRDDTAALLERLAARDRWIDVIRLQRRGTTGAARYAEVLAQGFRAAIELAEAEGERIDFVANIDADVRPPPQLFAELVHRCAGDRTVGIASCRLGIVHDDGSFAPQLDHPCGAPRSGLRLWRRECLDQAAFYPTPHWGSVTGLRARNRGWRAVVYDDLRAELVRGDGSRRGWWDGWRRIGEGAWFVGAHPLSIAMQAVVVSAKERDLKGVALLAGYLESALRRRRRSNDPELLEFYGDALPRRQLSAAVAKLARPLHRRGGP, from the coding sequence GTGCGGAACCTGCCGTCTTGGGTGCTGGTCACGCCGGTGCACGACGAGGGCGAGCTGCTCGAGGAGCTCGCCAGCACGATTCGTGCGCAGGAGCTGCGACCGCGTCGTTGGGTCATCGTCGACGACGACAGTCGCGACGACACCGCCGCGCTGCTCGAGCGGCTCGCGGCGCGCGATCGTTGGATCGACGTGATCCGATTGCAGCGCCGCGGCACCACCGGCGCCGCGCGCTACGCCGAGGTGTTGGCGCAGGGCTTCCGCGCCGCGATCGAGCTCGCCGAGGCCGAGGGCGAGCGCATCGACTTCGTCGCCAACATCGACGCCGACGTGCGGCCACCGCCACAGCTGTTCGCGGAGCTCGTGCATCGCTGTGCCGGTGATCGCACGGTCGGCATCGCGTCGTGTCGGCTCGGGATCGTGCACGACGACGGCAGCTTCGCACCCCAGCTCGATCATCCCTGCGGTGCGCCGCGCTCGGGCCTGCGGCTGTGGCGACGCGAGTGCCTCGATCAGGCCGCGTTCTACCCGACGCCACACTGGGGCAGCGTCACCGGACTGCGCGCACGCAACCGGGGCTGGCGCGCGGTGGTCTACGACGATCTGCGCGCCGAGCTGGTGCGCGGAGACGGCAGTCGACGCGGGTGGTGGGACGGCTGGCGTCGCATCGGCGAGGGCGCATGGTTCGTGGGCGCGCACCCGCTGTCGATCGCGATGCAGGCGGTGGTGGTCTCGGCCAAGGAGCGCGACTTGAAGGGCGTGGCGCTGCTGGCCGGCTACCTCGAGAGCGCGCTGCGCCGGCGGCGTCGCTCCAACGACCCCGAGCTGCTCGAGTTCTACGGCGATGCGCTGCCGCGGCGACAGCTGTCGGCCGCGGTCGCCAAGCTCGCGCGACCACTGCACCGCCGCGGCGGGCCGTAG
- a CDS encoding biliverdin-producing heme oxygenase: MPSPLHILRERTAAAHRQLELAHLHNGEATRAGYVALLRGSLAAVHAIEPVVTRWLPAAARPSRVASLRRDLAELGERDDVEPIAVQLADDPATAWGAAYVVEGSTLGGVVLAQQFERALAPAERGATSYLRLRGAGTAAHWRAFVQALEQAPLVDDALERAVQAAVLSFGAYHRAFLHHQVIAA, from the coding sequence ATGCCGTCGCCGCTCCACATCCTCCGCGAACGCACCGCCGCGGCCCATCGCCAGCTCGAGCTCGCGCATCTGCACAACGGCGAGGCCACTCGGGCGGGTTACGTGGCGCTGCTGCGCGGCTCGCTGGCCGCGGTGCATGCGATCGAGCCCGTGGTGACCCGCTGGCTCCCCGCCGCTGCACGACCGAGCCGAGTCGCCAGCCTACGACGCGACCTCGCCGAGCTCGGCGAGCGCGACGACGTCGAGCCGATCGCCGTGCAGCTCGCCGACGACCCCGCGACCGCCTGGGGTGCGGCCTACGTGGTCGAGGGCTCGACCCTCGGTGGCGTGGTGTTGGCGCAGCAGTTCGAGCGCGCGCTCGCACCCGCCGAGCGCGGCGCGACCTCGTACCTGCGCCTGCGTGGAGCCGGCACCGCCGCCCACTGGCGCGCGTTCGTGCAGGCGCTCGAGCAGGCACCGCTGGTCGACGACGCACTCGAGCGGGCGGTGCAGGCCGCCGTCCTCAGCTTCGGCGCGTATCACCGCGCGTTCCTCCACCACCAGGTGATCGCCGCATGA
- a CDS encoding LytTR family transcriptional regulator produces the protein MQTAIDLVHVPGTAGQSTPELAREPRLDAGFPSRLLFRDTGRTLGIDVDEIDWVEAAGNYVQIYTARKVHLVRHTVKAMQTKLDPCRFVRVRPSAIVNVLAVARVVHRPGGEYVVTLRDGVQIPTSRGFRADVERVLVRR, from the coding sequence GTGCAGACCGCCATCGACCTCGTCCATGTGCCGGGCACGGCCGGCCAGTCGACCCCAGAGCTCGCCCGCGAGCCGCGTCTCGACGCCGGCTTCCCCTCGCGGTTGTTGTTCCGCGACACCGGTCGGACCCTCGGCATCGACGTCGACGAGATCGACTGGGTCGAGGCCGCCGGCAACTACGTGCAGATCTACACCGCACGCAAGGTCCACCTCGTGCGCCACACCGTGAAGGCGATGCAGACCAAGCTCGACCCCTGCCGCTTCGTGCGAGTGCGGCCGAGCGCCATCGTCAACGTGCTCGCGGTCGCCCGCGTCGTGCACCGTCCCGGCGGTGAGTACGTGGTGACGCTGCGCGACGGCGTGCAGATCCCGACCAGTCGCGGCTTCCGAGCCGACGTCGAGCGCGTGCTGGTGCGACGGTAG
- a CDS encoding class I SAM-dependent methyltransferase — protein sequence MTEWYADDDFWARIYPVLFSPELFAKAATEIDHVIALTGVRQGHALDLCCGPGRHAVPLARRGFDVTGVDLSKYLLGEATRRASAEGVRVEWVEQDMRSFARPGHYDLVLNLFTSFGYFSTEAEDMRALKNMVESLADGGTIVIDTLGKEALAERLHADSPPVEERDGALLIQRVKVVDDWCRVKTEWIIAQGDRVDRVHFEHTLFSGKELRELMHWAGLSDVALYGDVDGRPYGPGARRLVAVGRR from the coding sequence ATGACCGAGTGGTACGCCGACGACGACTTCTGGGCTCGCATCTACCCGGTGCTGTTCTCGCCCGAGCTGTTCGCGAAGGCGGCCACCGAGATCGACCACGTGATCGCGCTGACCGGGGTGCGACAGGGGCACGCGCTCGATCTCTGCTGCGGACCGGGCCGCCACGCGGTGCCGCTGGCCCGCCGCGGTTTCGACGTGACCGGCGTCGATCTGAGCAAGTACCTGCTGGGCGAGGCCACACGCCGCGCGAGCGCCGAGGGGGTGCGCGTCGAGTGGGTCGAGCAGGACATGCGGAGCTTCGCGCGACCGGGTCACTACGACCTGGTGCTCAACCTCTTCACGTCGTTCGGCTACTTCTCGACCGAGGCCGAGGACATGCGCGCGCTCAAGAACATGGTCGAGTCGCTCGCCGACGGCGGCACCATCGTGATCGACACCCTCGGCAAGGAGGCACTGGCCGAGCGCCTGCACGCCGACAGCCCGCCGGTCGAAGAGCGCGACGGCGCGCTGCTCATCCAGCGCGTGAAGGTGGTCGACGACTGGTGCCGCGTGAAGACCGAGTGGATCATCGCGCAGGGCGACCGGGTGGATCGCGTGCACTTCGAGCACACGCTGTTCTCGGGCAAGGAGCTGCGCGAGCTCATGCACTGGGCGGGGCTCTCCGACGTCGCGCTGTATGGCGACGTCGACGGGCGACCGTACGGCCCCGGCGCGAGACGGCTGGTGGCCGTGGGTCGACGCTGA
- the msrA gene encoding peptide-methionine (S)-S-oxide reductase MsrA yields MTTARHALALLLAGPLFGPALACSANAEVPAGASAAPSAGADEVPVEQREAYFAGGCFWGVEHYMEQLDGVLAVDSGYMGGHVESPSYDDVSSQTSGHLETVRVRYDPARIDYEAIAKRFFEIHDPTQQDGQGVDIGPEYLSAVFYGNADEQRTTLALIERLKARGYDVVTQVRPAERFWVAEGYHQDWYARTGKSPVCHSRVRRFGD; encoded by the coding sequence ATGACGACCGCGCGACACGCCCTCGCCCTCCTCCTCGCGGGCCCGTTGTTCGGACCCGCGCTCGCCTGCAGCGCGAACGCGGAGGTGCCCGCGGGTGCGAGCGCGGCCCCCAGCGCCGGCGCCGACGAGGTGCCGGTCGAGCAACGCGAGGCCTACTTCGCCGGCGGCTGCTTCTGGGGCGTGGAGCACTACATGGAACAGCTGGACGGCGTGCTCGCGGTCGACTCGGGCTACATGGGCGGGCATGTCGAGTCGCCGAGCTACGACGACGTGTCGAGCCAGACCTCGGGGCACCTCGAGACGGTGCGCGTGCGCTACGACCCCGCACGGATCGACTACGAAGCGATCGCCAAGCGCTTCTTCGAGATCCACGATCCCACCCAGCAAGACGGCCAGGGCGTCGACATCGGACCCGAGTACCTCTCGGCGGTGTTCTACGGCAACGCGGACGAGCAGCGCACCACGCTGGCGCTGATCGAGCGCCTGAAGGCCCGCGGCTACGACGTGGTCACGCAGGTGCGCCCCGCCGAGCGCTTCTGGGTCGCCGAGGGCTACCACCAGGACTGGTACGCGCGCACCGGCAAGAGCCCGGTGTGCCACAGCCGCGTGCGACGATTCGGCGACTGA
- a CDS encoding Bax inhibitor-1/YccA family protein translates to MQGYHQQPQFAQRTSPRGDLHEGLQRFMTGVYGWMAAGLAVTAAMVMLIATNISAIRLLYGPTGPTGLYYVALAVPLIMAFVLPAKIPSMSRGMAVALFMLYAAAIGVMISYVPLVYTGASILGALGGTVGIFAGMAALGFVTKRDLSGMGQFFAMVLMGAVIASLINLFLHSSGLSYAISIVVVVVSAGLTAYYNQMLRQVYKMHGGAGNLAINGALALYVNFINMFLSLLRLFGSSRD, encoded by the coding sequence ATGCAGGGTTACCACCAGCAGCCCCAATTCGCCCAGCGTACCTCGCCCCGCGGTGACCTGCACGAGGGCCTGCAGCGGTTCATGACCGGCGTCTACGGCTGGATGGCCGCGGGCCTGGCCGTCACCGCCGCGATGGTGATGCTCATCGCCACCAACATCTCGGCGATCCGTCTGCTCTACGGCCCCACCGGGCCGACCGGCCTCTACTACGTCGCGCTCGCGGTGCCGCTCATCATGGCATTCGTGCTGCCGGCGAAGATCCCCAGCATGTCGCGCGGCATGGCGGTGGCGCTGTTCATGCTCTACGCCGCGGCGATCGGCGTGATGATCAGCTATGTGCCGCTGGTCTACACCGGCGCCAGCATCCTGGGCGCGTTGGGTGGCACCGTCGGCATCTTCGCCGGCATGGCGGCGCTCGGCTTCGTCACCAAGCGCGACCTCTCGGGCATGGGCCAGTTCTTCGCGATGGTGCTGATGGGGGCGGTCATCGCCTCGCTCATCAACCTGTTCCTGCACTCGAGCGGGCTCTCCTACGCGATCTCGATCGTCGTGGTGGTCGTGTCGGCGGGCCTCACCGCCTACTACAACCAGATGCTGCGCCAGGTCTACAAGATGCACGGCGGCGCTGGGAACCTCGCGATCAACGGCGCGCTCGCGCTCTACGTCAACTTCATCAACATGTTCCTGTCGCTGCTGCGCCTGTTCGGCTCGAGCCGCGACTAG
- a CDS encoding LysR family transcriptional regulator encodes MTWLNYHHLHYFWATAKDGTVGGAAKRLRLSQPTVSAQIRELERALGVTLFDRAGRRLRLTAVGQRVFERADEIFSLGDDILRLVGDPVPEVLRLLVGCADALPKLVACRLLQPALAAQQDMRLVARQGSLAHLLGQLAVHELDLVLADAPIPPGLHLRAFNHLLGESTVALFATPDRAAALREDFPRRIDGEAMLCPAADTSLRRSVDAWLEANGVRPRIVGEFDDTGLLKTFARAGFGVFAAPTIVADELAHAYGVVPIGTCSAIRERYYAITLEQRIRHPAVSAISGAARALLVG; translated from the coding sequence GTGACCTGGCTGAACTACCACCACCTGCACTACTTCTGGGCGACGGCGAAGGACGGCACCGTGGGCGGCGCCGCCAAGCGGCTGCGGCTGTCGCAACCCACCGTCAGTGCGCAGATCCGGGAGCTCGAGCGCGCGCTCGGCGTCACCTTGTTCGACCGGGCGGGACGTCGGCTGCGGCTGACCGCAGTGGGGCAGCGGGTGTTCGAGCGGGCCGACGAGATCTTCTCCCTCGGCGATGACATCCTGCGGCTCGTCGGGGATCCGGTGCCGGAGGTGCTGCGCCTGCTGGTCGGCTGCGCCGACGCACTGCCGAAGCTCGTCGCCTGCCGGCTGCTGCAGCCGGCGCTGGCGGCCCAGCAGGACATGCGCCTCGTCGCCCGGCAAGGGAGTCTCGCGCACCTGCTCGGCCAGCTCGCGGTGCACGAGCTCGACCTCGTGCTGGCCGACGCCCCGATTCCGCCGGGCCTGCACCTGCGCGCCTTCAACCACCTGCTGGGCGAGAGCACGGTCGCGTTGTTCGCGACGCCGGACCGCGCCGCGGCGCTGCGGGAGGACTTTCCACGGCGCATCGACGGCGAAGCGATGCTCTGCCCCGCGGCCGACACGTCGCTGCGCCGCTCGGTCGACGCGTGGCTGGAGGCCAACGGCGTGCGCCCGCGGATCGTCGGCGAGTTCGACGATACCGGGCTCCTCAAGACCTTCGCGCGGGCTGGCTTCGGCGTCTTCGCAGCCCCGACGATCGTCGCCGACGAGCTCGCGCATGCCTACGGCGTGGTGCCGATCGGCACCTGCAGCGCCATCCGCGAGCGCTACTACGCGATCACCCTCGAGCAGCGGATCCGCCACCCCGCGGTGTCGGCAATCTCGGGGGCCGCCCGAGCGCTGCTGGTCGGGTGA
- a CDS encoding sigma-70 family RNA polymerase sigma factor: MRAVDPTQPPWSDFVALGRAAHPTLDVDAAAFVAFVAGLLEPASPVEEQLVRRHGSDLYLAWAAGSGDRDALLAIMQMVRPDLERAAARARSASMVADELGQRLWARLFVAAPGERPRIHGYHGGSPLRAWVKVIAARLLVDEQRHRGARPDHAEIATSIAAIAPTDPELQLLDERHREQIHDAVRRAMAELEDRDRALLRHRLVEGLATEAIGVVFGVHRTTVARWIDAALDRLRTRTSEIVREGTGLSGRELTSIVTLMHSRLELSIGGLLRPP; the protein is encoded by the coding sequence GTGCGTGCCGTCGACCCGACGCAGCCGCCGTGGTCCGACTTCGTGGCCCTCGGCCGTGCTGCACATCCCACGCTCGACGTCGACGCAGCTGCATTCGTCGCGTTCGTCGCTGGATTGCTCGAGCCCGCGTCGCCGGTGGAAGAGCAGCTCGTGCGCCGCCACGGCAGCGACCTGTACCTGGCATGGGCCGCGGGGAGTGGTGACCGCGACGCACTGCTCGCGATCATGCAGATGGTCCGCCCCGATCTCGAGCGCGCGGCTGCCCGGGCCCGCAGCGCCTCGATGGTGGCCGACGAGCTCGGGCAGCGGTTGTGGGCGCGGCTGTTCGTGGCCGCACCCGGCGAACGCCCGCGGATCCACGGCTACCACGGCGGCTCACCGTTGCGCGCATGGGTGAAGGTGATCGCCGCGCGCTTGCTCGTCGACGAGCAACGCCATCGTGGTGCGCGGCCCGATCACGCCGAGATCGCCACCTCGATCGCCGCGATCGCGCCGACGGACCCCGAGCTCCAGCTCCTGGACGAACGCCACCGCGAGCAGATCCACGACGCGGTGCGGCGCGCCATGGCCGAGCTCGAAGATCGCGATCGCGCATTGTTGCGCCATCGCCTGGTCGAGGGGCTCGCCACCGAGGCGATCGGCGTGGTGTTCGGTGTCCACCGCACCACCGTGGCGCGTTGGATCGACGCGGCCCTGGACCGCCTGCGCACGCGCACCTCCGAGATCGTCCGTGAAGGCACCGGGCTGAGCGGCCGCGAGCTGACGAGCATCGTGACCCTGATGCACAGTCGCCTCGAGCTCAGCATCGGTGGGTTGCTACGACCCCCGTGA
- a CDS encoding nuclear transport factor 2 family protein, producing MRALILVVSLLAVSACAPRRFAPDDRDAIAALLAAQAGAWNHGDLEGFMAAYAHDDALVFTSGGEIHRGWQTTHDRYLERYRAADARSEMGTLAFEVIEIRELGVDGAIALGTWTLTQTPKAGTGVFTLALSRTADGWRIVHDHTSVRAAK from the coding sequence ATGCGAGCGTTGATCCTCGTCGTGTCCCTGTTGGCGGTCTCGGCCTGCGCGCCGCGTCGCTTCGCGCCCGACGATCGCGACGCGATCGCGGCGTTGCTCGCGGCGCAGGCCGGGGCGTGGAACCACGGCGACCTCGAGGGCTTCATGGCCGCGTACGCGCACGACGACGCGTTGGTCTTCACCTCCGGCGGCGAGATCCATCGCGGCTGGCAGACCACCCACGATCGCTACCTCGAGCGCTACCGTGCCGCCGACGCCCGCTCCGAGATGGGCACACTCGCGTTCGAGGTGATCGAGATCCGCGAGCTGGGCGTCGACGGTGCGATCGCCCTGGGCACATGGACCCTGACGCAGACCCCGAAGGCCGGCACGGGTGTCTTCACCCTCGCGCTCTCGCGGACCGCCGACGGCTGGCGCATCGTCCACGATCACACCTCGGTGCGCGCGGCGAAGTGA
- a CDS encoding AI-2E family transporter — protein MNDETRRLFPRWVVALAAMLLVGLLLWALRGVLTPVFFAFLIAYMLDPVVDRFERRGLPRAVGIVIVLSVVLGALALFGLLAVPAVARDVTGFAAELPGAMQRLIARLQPQLDAMGIPVPHSVGEAFAQLGLDGKAVADKAVGPATTALQWLLGGTMSMLGALASLVIVPVFAFYLLYDFDRMIAAIRDLVPPGWRPFVVDVAGEVDAVLGEFVRGQLTVMLILAVLYGVAYSLVGVRLAIVIGVVAGMLSFIPYVGGATALGLAILMSLIDWHGPMQLVWVGVAYGVIQLLEGFVITPRVLGEKVGLSPIWVLLALMIGSELFDFLGVLLALPAAAVVKIFAMRGLSWYRSSAFFQQAAPPAGVPLRGLAALLQQEGLPDDAQLAARKAAARDDDPTTDPNPDLAKRADPPPSDPA, from the coding sequence ATGAACGACGAGACCCGTCGGCTGTTCCCGCGTTGGGTCGTCGCGTTGGCGGCGATGCTGCTGGTCGGTCTGTTGCTGTGGGCACTGCGCGGCGTGCTGACGCCGGTGTTCTTCGCGTTCCTCATCGCGTACATGCTCGATCCGGTCGTCGATCGCTTCGAGCGGCGAGGGCTGCCGCGCGCGGTCGGCATCGTGATCGTGCTGTCGGTCGTGCTCGGCGCGCTGGCGCTGTTTGGATTGCTGGCGGTCCCGGCGGTGGCCCGCGACGTCACCGGCTTCGCGGCGGAGCTGCCGGGTGCGATGCAGCGGCTCATCGCGCGCCTGCAGCCGCAGCTCGATGCGATGGGCATCCCGGTGCCGCACAGCGTCGGCGAGGCCTTCGCGCAGCTCGGGCTCGATGGCAAGGCGGTGGCCGACAAGGCCGTCGGGCCCGCGACCACGGCGCTGCAGTGGCTGCTGGGCGGCACGATGTCGATGCTCGGCGCGCTCGCGAGTCTGGTGATCGTGCCGGTGTTCGCGTTCTACCTGCTGTACGACTTCGATCGCATGATCGCGGCGATCCGCGACCTGGTGCCGCCGGGCTGGCGGCCGTTCGTGGTCGACGTGGCGGGCGAGGTCGACGCCGTGCTGGGCGAGTTCGTCCGCGGGCAGCTGACGGTGATGCTGATCCTCGCCGTGCTCTACGGCGTGGCCTACTCGCTCGTCGGCGTGCGGCTGGCGATCGTCATCGGCGTGGTCGCGGGCATGCTGTCGTTCATCCCCTACGTCGGCGGTGCGACCGCGCTGGGGCTGGCGATCCTGATGAGCCTCATCGACTGGCACGGGCCCATGCAGCTGGTGTGGGTCGGCGTCGCGTACGGCGTGATCCAGCTGCTCGAGGGCTTCGTGATCACGCCGCGGGTGCTGGGCGAGAAGGTCGGGCTGTCGCCGATCTGGGTGCTGCTGGCGCTGATGATCGGCAGCGAGCTGTTCGACTTCCTCGGGGTGTTGCTGGCGCTGCCAGCTGCGGCGGTGGTGAAGATCTTCGCGATGCGCGGGCTCAGCTGGTATCGCAGCTCGGCGTTCTTCCAGCAGGCTGCACCGCCAGCGGGCGTGCCGCTGCGGGGGTTGGCGGCGCTGCTGCAGCAGGAGGGCCTGCCCGACGATGCGCAGCTGGCGGCGCGCAAGGCGGCGGCCCGCGACGACGATCCGACCACCGATCCGAATCCCGACCTCGCCAAGCGGGCCGATCCACCCCCGTCGGACCCCGCGTAG
- a CDS encoding protein kinase, which produces MASTDCPDDEILAAFAERELDDDARAAVEAHVLGCRGCHETLVEFASAFVDMDDDPPEPRRERGTNIGRYLVLGTLGRGAMGVVYTAYDPDLDRRVAIKVLRALDDIDAQQRADREQRLIREARALASISHPNVITIHDVGVDAGQVFIAMELVAGRTLAAWLATGDPTPARRLDVVIAAGRGLAAAHDAGVVHRDFKPDNVLVANDGRGVWVTDFGLARVELRDQHVLEHAPSVELPMPLHHTAAGALVGTPAYMALEQLRGERADARADQFSFCVVLYEAAFGQRPFGGESIPDLERAIERGISSMPSGRVPRRIESALRRGLAPASGDRHADMHALLDALERGRRSSIPWMLALLGVIVLIAAAGIITTQLLGRAPVLCQDGAERVAEVWGPPQQEALRRGFLATASPTADDDATWTASRLDDHAARWAEAHDDACRATLIDHVQAPEAMELRLECLRRASRRTAVVIESLAAADRTTLETLEKTLAELPGIESCRDVERLRERAPQAPPPALHDAVESASAELTRIELQLGQRRIAEAGRAIDAITPTIGSLGFPPLAIRLETVRARLWRESKRRVEIEPLVRRELPEAIALGMTAEVVSLIDSWVAAIEGEHARQAEAQWLTALSVSIAARDDPGGWLEATATHNQAMFLAAIGRRTEAIVQVRRALEIASASNDPNPLAETSMRGLLGRLLLASQDLVRAEDELRRAVTVFEAIGAPEHVQLASKSALASALTDTHRGDEALELKRWGLAVATRDFGPRHSEVAGAATRLANSHLSLGRLDEATAWFLAAITIADISDGAPSCYARGGIARTLAYREQFDAAVSWAHESRARAELELAADHPDIIHEIMLEASIESFRGNTDRAAMLAREAIDASERIHGPDAIATVTHRVGLADILYVGGNMGTGVAEEYLRALPVLRAHLPPEHFLILVPEQNLAEIYAHQRRFVDARALLENVWSWRTTEQFLPAQRGVTAMALAQVLWEFPDQRARARALAAQAEASFLAAGTDETRGYLRTLRGWLATIEDPPRRQPRSRAPAPASQ; this is translated from the coding sequence ATGGCCTCGACCGATTGCCCCGACGACGAGATCCTCGCCGCGTTCGCCGAACGCGAGCTGGACGACGACGCACGGGCAGCGGTCGAAGCCCACGTGCTCGGCTGTCGTGGTTGCCACGAGACCCTCGTGGAGTTCGCATCGGCGTTCGTCGACATGGACGACGATCCACCGGAGCCCCGGCGCGAACGCGGCACCAACATCGGCCGCTACCTCGTGCTCGGCACCCTCGGGCGCGGGGCGATGGGCGTGGTGTACACCGCCTACGATCCCGATCTCGATCGGCGCGTGGCGATCAAGGTGCTGCGCGCGCTCGACGACATCGACGCCCAACAGCGAGCCGATCGCGAGCAGCGGCTGATCCGCGAGGCCCGGGCACTCGCCTCGATATCCCACCCCAACGTCATCACGATCCACGACGTCGGGGTCGACGCCGGCCAGGTGTTCATCGCGATGGAGCTGGTGGCCGGACGCACCCTCGCGGCCTGGCTGGCCACTGGCGATCCGACCCCGGCACGACGGCTCGACGTGGTGATCGCGGCCGGACGCGGTCTGGCGGCGGCCCACGACGCGGGCGTGGTCCACCGCGACTTCAAGCCCGACAACGTGTTGGTTGCGAACGATGGTCGCGGCGTGTGGGTCACCGATTTCGGGCTCGCCCGGGTCGAGCTGCGCGACCAGCATGTGCTCGAGCACGCCCCCTCGGTCGAGCTCCCGATGCCGCTGCATCACACTGCTGCAGGGGCGCTGGTCGGCACCCCCGCGTACATGGCTCTGGAACAGCTGCGTGGCGAACGGGCCGACGCGCGCGCCGATCAGTTCAGCTTCTGCGTGGTGCTGTACGAGGCCGCGTTCGGCCAGCGCCCGTTCGGCGGCGAGAGCATCCCCGACCTCGAGCGAGCGATCGAGCGCGGGATCTCGAGCATGCCCAGCGGCCGAGTTCCGCGCCGCATCGAGTCGGCACTGCGCCGCGGACTCGCCCCCGCCAGCGGCGATCGCCATGCCGACATGCACGCCTTGCTCGATGCCCTCGAACGCGGACGTCGATCATCGATCCCCTGGATGCTCGCACTCCTCGGCGTGATCGTGCTGATCGCGGCGGCCGGCATCATCACGACGCAGCTACTCGGACGCGCGCCGGTTCTTTGCCAAGATGGTGCCGAGCGTGTCGCCGAGGTCTGGGGCCCTCCGCAACAGGAGGCCCTGCGACGAGGCTTCCTCGCCACCGCCTCGCCGACCGCCGACGACGACGCGACCTGGACCGCAAGCCGCCTCGACGACCACGCGGCGCGATGGGCCGAGGCCCACGACGACGCCTGCCGAGCGACGCTGATCGATCACGTGCAGGCCCCCGAGGCCATGGAGCTGCGGCTCGAGTGCCTGCGACGGGCGAGCCGACGCACCGCGGTGGTGATCGAGTCGCTGGCGGCCGCCGATCGCACGACGCTCGAGACCCTCGAGAAGACGCTTGCTGAGCTCCCGGGCATCGAGAGCTGTCGCGACGTCGAACGGCTGCGCGAGCGAGCCCCGCAGGCACCCCCGCCCGCGCTGCACGACGCGGTCGAGAGCGCCTCCGCCGAGCTGACGCGCATCGAGCTCCAGCTCGGCCAACGTCGCATCGCCGAGGCCGGTCGAGCCATCGACGCGATCACCCCGACAATCGGATCCCTGGGATTCCCGCCATTGGCGATCCGGCTCGAGACCGTGCGCGCTCGGCTGTGGCGCGAGAGCAAACGACGCGTCGAGATCGAGCCGCTCGTGCGTCGGGAGCTACCCGAGGCGATCGCCCTGGGCATGACCGCCGAGGTCGTCAGCTTGATCGACAGCTGGGTCGCGGCCATCGAGGGCGAGCACGCGCGTCAGGCCGAGGCACAGTGGCTGACGGCGCTCTCGGTATCGATCGCGGCGCGTGACGATCCGGGTGGATGGCTGGAGGCCACGGCGACCCACAACCAAGCGATGTTCCTTGCGGCCATCGGCCGTCGGACCGAAGCCATCGTCCAGGTGCGTCGTGCGCTCGAGATCGCATCGGCGTCGAACGATCCGAACCCCCTCGCCGAGACGTCGATGCGCGGGTTGCTCGGTCGCCTGCTGTTGGCGAGCCAGGACCTGGTCCGCGCAGAAGACGAGCTCCGCCGCGCGGTGACCGTGTTCGAGGCGATCGGAGCACCCGAGCACGTCCAGCTGGCGAGCAAGAGCGCGCTCGCGTCGGCGCTGACCGACACGCACCGCGGCGACGAGGCGCTCGAGCTCAAGCGTTGGGGTCTCGCGGTCGCCACACGGGACTTCGGACCGCGCCACAGCGAAGTCGCGGGCGCCGCTACGCGCCTGGCCAATTCACATCTCTCGCTCGGCCGGCTCGACGAGGCCACGGCGTGGTTCCTGGCCGCGATCACCATCGCGGACATCTCGGACGGCGCGCCGAGCTGCTACGCACGCGGCGGGATCGCGCGGACCCTCGCGTACCGCGAACAGTTCGATGCGGCGGTGTCATGGGCCCACGAATCGAGGGCGCGGGCTGAACTCGAACTCGCCGCCGATCACCCCGACATCATCCACGAGATCATGCTCGAGGCGAGCATCGAGTCGTTCCGCGGGAACACGGACCGCGCCGCAATGCTGGCGCGTGAAGCCATCGACGCGTCCGAACGGATCCATGGACCCGACGCCATCGCAACCGTGACGCATCGCGTCGGTTTGGCCGACATCCTGTACGTCGGCGGGAACATGGGAACCGGCGTGGCCGAGGAGTACCTTCGCGCGCTGCCGGTGCTGCGCGCTCATCTGCCGCCCGAACACTTCTTGATCCTCGTCCCCGAGCAGAATCTCGCCGAGATCTACGCTCACCAGCGGCGGTTCGTGGACGCTCGGGCGCTTCTCGAGAACGTATGGTCCTGGCGCACGACCGAGCAGTTTCTTCCGGCACAGCGGGGCGTGACCGCGATGGCGTTGGCCCAGGTGCTGTGGGAGTTCCCCGATCAGCGTGCACGCGCACGGGCACTCGCCGCGCAGGCAGAGGCAAGCTTCCTCGCAGCTGGAACCGACGAGACGCGCGGCTACCTGCGAACGTTGCGCGGGTGGCTGGCCACCATCGAGGATCCACCGCGACGACAACCGCGATCTCGCGCGCCAGCGCCGGCGAGCCAATGA